Proteins encoded together in one Myxococcus stipitatus window:
- a CDS encoding isoprenylcysteine carboxyl methyltransferase family protein: protein MVTLTQAVFLGYMLLLVLERLVELALSRRNAARAFARGGVESGQAHYRFMVAFHTLFLVACVGEVFLLERAFPGAWGWAALALAVVAQGLRYWAIATLGDRWNSRIIVVPDLAPVTHGPYRFLRHPNYVAVVLELAAVPLIHGAWWTAVVFSLGNAALLFVRIRAEEAALGAAYSRAFSRRPRFIPEVPHG from the coding sequence ATGGTGACGCTCACGCAGGCCGTCTTCCTGGGCTACATGCTCCTGCTGGTGCTGGAGCGCCTGGTGGAGCTGGCGCTCTCCCGGCGCAACGCGGCGCGCGCGTTCGCCAGGGGAGGCGTGGAGTCGGGGCAGGCGCACTACCGCTTCATGGTGGCCTTCCACACGCTCTTCCTGGTCGCGTGCGTGGGCGAGGTCTTCCTCCTGGAGCGCGCCTTCCCGGGCGCGTGGGGCTGGGCGGCCCTGGCCCTGGCGGTGGTGGCGCAGGGGCTGCGCTACTGGGCCATCGCCACGCTGGGCGACCGGTGGAACTCGCGCATCATCGTGGTGCCGGACCTGGCGCCGGTGACGCACGGCCCCTACCGCTTCCTGCGTCACCCCAACTACGTCGCCGTGGTGCTGGAGCTGGCCGCGGTCCCCCTCATCCACGGCGCCTGGTGGACCGCCGTCGTCTTCTCGTTGGGCAACGCGGCGCTGCTCTTCGTGCGCATCCGCGCGGAGGAGGCGGCGCTGGGTGCGGCCTACTCGCGCGCCTTCTCCCGTCGTCCTCGCTTCATCCCGGAGGTGCCCCATGGTTGA
- a CDS encoding MXAN_6640 family putative metalloprotease, protein MSLRTLLLLLPLGCAPVASPRGPHELPESSMTMEEGLQSEGRPTSPTSPIPRYDPGDVVESVVSPEGHFRVHFTRVGANAVPAADVDGDGVPDAVEVVARAYDRVEDFYTQLGFRRPVEDAAVAGDNGGDGLFDVYLVDFGGRADGAFRLDACEPDGTRCAGHMVQENDFAGYGYASYEEAVDILASHELFHAVQAAYRPGLGGVVSEGTAVWASERFNPELDDLEHFAVSYFNRPDRTLVLDADSPAATFSYGAGVFFLFLAERFGDAALVSLWEESLRAPEARWPLLLDTVLRQRGADFDTAFAEFTRWNFYTGARAKAGEGYTGAGGLAQPLTSARALPTQEPEVRVTAASTRYFEVDGGAEAVLARYEPNAGEDLTKLHLLVAAVTDTAVLHVAHAEDSNSLTATVDARGATRVIVAVVDGRHEGVGRYGRLCITADAKGEPCVQGSPEQPEPPGDDGGCAAAPGGPGSLLLAWLLVARERRRVRERAERAGLAQGMSRL, encoded by the coding sequence ATGAGCCTCCGGACGCTCCTCCTGTTGCTTCCCCTGGGCTGTGCTCCCGTCGCCTCCCCGCGCGGGCCACACGAGCTTCCCGAGTCGTCGATGACGATGGAGGAAGGGCTGCAATCGGAGGGGCGTCCGACCTCGCCGACGTCGCCGATACCGCGCTACGACCCGGGCGACGTGGTGGAGTCGGTGGTGTCCCCCGAGGGGCACTTCCGCGTCCACTTCACCCGCGTGGGGGCAAACGCGGTGCCCGCGGCCGACGTGGATGGTGATGGCGTCCCCGACGCCGTGGAGGTCGTCGCGCGCGCCTATGACCGCGTCGAGGATTTCTACACCCAGCTGGGCTTCCGGCGTCCGGTGGAGGACGCGGCGGTGGCCGGGGACAACGGCGGGGATGGGCTGTTCGACGTGTACCTCGTCGACTTCGGAGGCCGCGCCGACGGCGCCTTCCGGCTCGACGCCTGCGAGCCCGATGGCACCCGCTGCGCCGGGCACATGGTCCAGGAGAACGACTTCGCGGGCTACGGCTACGCCTCCTACGAGGAGGCGGTGGACATCCTCGCCAGCCACGAGCTCTTCCACGCCGTCCAGGCCGCGTACCGGCCGGGGCTCGGCGGCGTCGTCTCCGAGGGCACGGCCGTCTGGGCGAGCGAGCGCTTCAATCCGGAACTCGACGACCTGGAGCACTTCGCCGTCAGCTACTTCAACCGCCCCGACCGCACCCTCGTGCTGGACGCGGACAGCCCCGCCGCGACCTTCTCCTACGGCGCGGGCGTGTTCTTCCTCTTCCTGGCCGAACGCTTCGGCGACGCGGCCCTCGTCAGCCTGTGGGAAGAGAGCCTCCGCGCCCCGGAGGCGCGCTGGCCCCTGCTGCTGGACACCGTGCTGCGCCAGCGAGGCGCGGACTTCGACACCGCCTTCGCGGAGTTCACGCGGTGGAACTTCTACACGGGCGCGCGCGCGAAGGCTGGCGAGGGCTACACGGGCGCCGGTGGCCTCGCGCAGCCGTTGACGTCCGCGCGCGCACTCCCCACCCAGGAGCCGGAGGTCCGCGTGACGGCCGCCTCCACGCGCTACTTCGAGGTCGACGGCGGCGCCGAGGCGGTGCTCGCCCGCTACGAGCCCAATGCCGGGGAGGACCTCACGAAGCTGCACCTGCTCGTGGCCGCCGTGACGGACACCGCCGTGCTCCACGTGGCCCACGCGGAGGACTCGAACTCCCTCACCGCCACCGTGGACGCCCGGGGCGCCACGCGCGTCATCGTCGCGGTGGTGGATGGCCGCCACGAGGGCGTGGGGCGCTATGGACGGCTGTGCATCACCGCCGACGCGAAGGGCGAGCCCTGCGTTCAGGGCTCCCCCGAGCAACCCGAGCCCCCCGGAGACGACGGGGGATGCGCCGCCGCGCCGGGTGGTCCGGGAAGTCTGCTGCTGGCGTGGCTGCTCGTCGCGCGGGAGCGGCGGCGCGTCCGCGAGCGGGCGGAGCGCGCTGGCCTTGCACAAGGCATGTCCAGGCTTTGA
- a CDS encoding type III polyketide synthase: MHSSPGQDPSLPFIRAVGRALPSHYATQEQLIEAFRGLWATRHFNVERLEELHRSVRVRGRYLAVPLDSYAKLVTFQARNDAWIREATALSEQVARQALERAELTPRDVDHVFFVSVTGIATPSIDARLVNRLGLRGDVKRTPIFGLGCVAGVAGLARAADYLRAFPTHTALLVAAELCSLTLQREDLSIPNIIASGLFGDGAACAVVRGAEAAGARGPRVMASRSVFYPDTERIMGWDVVDSGFKVILSAKVPQLVKDHILRDVEGFLTEHGLRRSDIRHWVAHTGGPRVLQAFEEALELEGEALARSWESLREVGNLSSASVLFVLGETLEKANARPGDWGLMMALGPGFCAEMVLLRW, translated from the coding sequence ATGCACAGTTCCCCTGGCCAGGACCCAAGCTTGCCCTTCATCCGCGCGGTGGGACGGGCGTTGCCATCCCACTACGCCACCCAGGAACAGCTCATCGAGGCCTTTCGCGGGCTGTGGGCGACGCGCCACTTCAACGTGGAGCGCCTGGAGGAACTGCACCGCAGCGTCCGGGTGAGGGGTCGCTACCTGGCGGTGCCGCTCGACTCCTACGCCAAGCTGGTCACGTTCCAGGCGCGCAACGACGCCTGGATTCGGGAGGCCACCGCGCTGAGCGAGCAGGTGGCGCGCCAGGCGCTGGAGCGGGCGGAGCTGACGCCGCGGGACGTGGACCATGTCTTCTTCGTCTCGGTGACGGGCATCGCGACGCCCAGCATCGACGCGCGGCTGGTGAACCGGCTGGGCCTGCGCGGGGACGTCAAGCGCACGCCCATCTTCGGGCTGGGGTGCGTGGCGGGCGTGGCGGGGCTGGCGCGCGCGGCGGACTACCTGCGCGCGTTCCCCACGCACACCGCGCTGCTCGTCGCCGCGGAGCTGTGCTCGCTGACGTTGCAGCGCGAGGACCTGTCCATCCCCAACATCATCGCCTCCGGCCTCTTCGGCGACGGCGCGGCGTGCGCGGTGGTCCGGGGCGCGGAGGCGGCCGGCGCCCGGGGGCCGCGGGTGATGGCGTCCCGGTCGGTGTTCTACCCGGACACCGAGCGCATCATGGGCTGGGACGTGGTGGACTCGGGCTTCAAGGTGATTCTCTCCGCCAAGGTGCCGCAGCTGGTGAAGGACCACATCCTGCGCGACGTGGAGGGCTTCCTGACGGAGCACGGCCTGCGTCGCAGTGACATCCGCCACTGGGTGGCGCACACCGGCGGGCCCCGGGTGCTGCAGGCCTTCGAGGAGGCGCTGGAGCTGGAGGGGGAGGCGCTGGCGCGCTCCTGGGAGTCGCTGCGGGAGGTGGGCAACCTGTCGTCGGCGTCGGTGCTGTTCGTGCTGGGCGAGACGCTGGAGAAGGCCAACGCGCGGCCCGGGGACTGGGGGCTGATGATGGCCCTGGGGCCGGGCTTCTGCGCGGAGATGGTGCTCCTGCGATGGTGA
- a CDS encoding fatty acyl-AMP ligase, whose amino-acid sequence MKGPRLQRVLHPTLNEALASTSATPYQLTFVDAAEREEVLPWAEVYRRARRTAAGLARLGVRAGERVALLLPTSPGFMDAFFGALLAGAVPVPLYPPVRLGRLEEYHQATSRMLQVTTAAVVLTDARVRLLLGPSVERARPRLGCHTVEEVSRGDDSHEVRVRPDALGLIQFSSGSTVAPKPVALTHAALMAQVAALHALMPLDETSPRVGVSWLPLYHDMGLVGCLMSALNYPGSLVLIPPEAFLARPALWLRALSRHRGFISPAPNFAYGLCLKRVKDAEMAGVDLSSWVHALNGAEPVSIQTLRRFADRFEKWGFSARALRPVYGLSEASLAVTFPPASRGPRALGVDPERLAREGVVVEGSRELVSVGSPVPGFEVEVRDADGAVLPERRVGRVFARGPSLMSGYFGDEAATRRALTPEGWLDTGDLGFIDDGELYLTGRAKDVVIIRGANHAPQTFEDPLLGVEGVRVGCAVALGFVPEGETDEALLILAERSGLEAPEALEERIRAVVLAATGVRAHTVRVLEPGTLPRTSSGKLRRREALQRFQAGTLSPPKKVGMVRMAVEMAKSALAMARAEQEP is encoded by the coding sequence GTGAAGGGACCCAGGCTCCAGCGGGTACTCCACCCCACGTTGAACGAGGCGCTCGCCTCGACGAGCGCCACCCCCTACCAGCTGACGTTCGTGGACGCCGCGGAGCGCGAGGAGGTGCTCCCCTGGGCGGAGGTGTACCGCCGCGCGCGGCGCACGGCGGCGGGGCTCGCGCGGCTGGGCGTGCGCGCGGGCGAGCGGGTGGCGCTGCTGCTGCCCACCTCGCCGGGCTTCATGGACGCGTTCTTCGGCGCGCTGCTGGCGGGCGCGGTGCCCGTGCCGTTGTATCCGCCGGTGCGGCTGGGGCGGCTGGAGGAGTACCACCAGGCGACGTCGCGGATGCTCCAGGTGACGACGGCCGCGGTGGTGTTGACGGACGCGCGCGTGAGGCTGCTGCTGGGGCCGAGCGTGGAGCGCGCCCGGCCCCGGCTGGGCTGTCACACGGTGGAGGAGGTGTCGCGAGGGGACGACTCGCACGAGGTGCGGGTGCGCCCGGACGCGCTGGGCCTCATCCAGTTCTCCTCGGGTTCGACGGTGGCGCCCAAGCCGGTGGCGCTGACGCACGCGGCGCTGATGGCGCAGGTGGCCGCGCTCCACGCGCTCATGCCGCTGGACGAGACGTCGCCGCGCGTGGGCGTCAGCTGGCTGCCGCTGTACCACGACATGGGGCTGGTCGGCTGCCTGATGTCCGCGCTCAACTACCCGGGCAGCCTGGTGTTGATTCCGCCAGAGGCCTTCCTCGCCCGGCCCGCGCTGTGGCTGCGCGCGCTGTCCCGGCACCGGGGCTTCATCTCCCCCGCGCCCAACTTCGCGTACGGCCTGTGCCTCAAGCGGGTGAAGGACGCGGAGATGGCGGGGGTGGACCTGTCGTCGTGGGTGCACGCGCTCAACGGCGCGGAGCCGGTGTCCATCCAGACGCTGCGGCGCTTCGCGGACCGCTTCGAGAAGTGGGGCTTCTCGGCGCGCGCGCTGCGCCCCGTCTACGGCCTGTCCGAGGCGTCGCTCGCGGTGACCTTCCCGCCGGCCTCGCGGGGGCCTCGCGCGCTGGGGGTGGACCCGGAGCGGCTGGCGCGCGAGGGCGTGGTGGTGGAGGGCTCGCGGGAGCTGGTGAGCGTGGGCTCGCCCGTGCCGGGCTTCGAGGTCGAGGTGCGCGACGCGGACGGCGCGGTGCTGCCGGAGCGGCGCGTGGGGCGCGTGTTCGCGCGGGGGCCCTCGTTGATGTCGGGCTACTTCGGCGACGAGGCGGCCACGCGGCGGGCGCTGACGCCGGAGGGGTGGCTGGACACGGGGGACCTGGGCTTCATCGATGACGGAGAGCTGTACCTGACGGGCCGCGCGAAGGACGTGGTCATCATCCGGGGCGCCAACCACGCCCCGCAGACGTTCGAGGACCCGCTGCTCGGCGTGGAGGGGGTGCGCGTCGGCTGCGCGGTGGCGCTGGGCTTCGTCCCCGAGGGAGAGACGGACGAGGCGCTGCTCATCCTCGCCGAGCGCTCGGGCCTGGAGGCGCCGGAGGCCCTGGAGGAGCGCATCCGCGCGGTGGTGCTGGCGGCGACGGGCGTGCGCGCGCACACGGTGCGGGTGCTGGAGCCAGGGACGCTGCCTCGCACGTCGAGCGGCAAGCTGCGCCGGCGCGAGGCGCTCCAGCGCTTCCAGGCGGGCACGCTGTCACCCCCGAAGAAGGTGGGCATGGTGCGCATGGCGGTGGAGATGGCGAAGAGCGCGCTGGCCATGGCCCGGGCGGAGCAGGAGCCGTGA
- a CDS encoding acyl carrier protein: protein MVELEQEVLAEIRRIATEELEWKGTVDPQQDLFRDLQLDSLGLTVLAVGLENRFRIRLSEEDAQELKTVADLTRLVASRVGESARVPAEARS, encoded by the coding sequence ATGGTTGAGCTCGAGCAGGAGGTCCTGGCCGAGATTCGTCGCATCGCCACCGAGGAGCTGGAGTGGAAGGGCACGGTGGACCCCCAGCAGGACCTCTTCCGCGACCTGCAGCTCGACAGCCTCGGGTTGACGGTGCTGGCGGTGGGGCTCGAGAACCGCTTCCGCATCCGCCTGTCGGAGGAGGACGCGCAGGAGCTGAAGACGGTGGCGGACCTGACCCGGCTGGTGGCCAGCCGCGTGGGGGAGTCCGCCCGCGTCCCGGCCGAGGCCCGCTCGTGA
- a CDS encoding HmuY family protein, with product MMIQSDETMPRRAGHQGLWVLAAVAMSLALLAACGDDDEPTDPIPDSGTQTDGGTDAGTEPDAGARTCDPVDVTCKEQGIDTLDLLTVVSTGTMREEGTTSGEFLSYVDARAGGQSPTMSYTYVRFTSQGLQQVQVDDQAALASTAWDLAFRRYSLRVNSGTSGPSCVSVAKAAEGATFASVTSIDGAWTFEKEAWFDDACTFIDDGLLGGPLTRLGGYFQYEGCLTMTGQVFILQLADGRHVKLEVVSYYEPAVQTHCNTEGELPAGTPSGSGQFRVKWAFLP from the coding sequence ATGATGATTCAGTCCGACGAGACGATGCCGAGGCGCGCGGGGCACCAGGGCCTGTGGGTCCTGGCCGCGGTGGCCATGTCGCTGGCGCTGCTGGCGGCCTGTGGGGACGATGACGAGCCCACCGACCCGATTCCGGACTCCGGGACGCAGACGGATGGCGGGACGGACGCGGGGACGGAGCCGGACGCCGGCGCGCGGACGTGTGACCCCGTCGACGTCACTTGCAAGGAGCAGGGCATCGACACGCTCGACCTGCTGACGGTGGTGTCCACGGGCACCATGCGCGAGGAGGGCACGACCAGCGGCGAGTTCCTCTCGTACGTGGACGCGCGCGCTGGCGGCCAGTCGCCAACGATGTCCTATACCTACGTGCGCTTCACGTCGCAGGGCCTCCAGCAGGTGCAGGTGGATGACCAGGCGGCGCTCGCCTCCACGGCGTGGGACCTCGCGTTCCGTCGCTACTCGCTGCGCGTCAACAGCGGCACCTCCGGCCCCTCCTGCGTCTCCGTGGCGAAGGCCGCCGAGGGCGCGACGTTCGCCTCGGTGACGTCGATCGACGGCGCCTGGACGTTCGAGAAGGAGGCCTGGTTCGACGACGCGTGCACCTTCATCGACGATGGCCTCCTGGGCGGGCCGCTCACGCGGTTGGGCGGCTACTTCCAGTACGAGGGCTGCCTGACGATGACGGGCCAGGTGTTCATCCTCCAGCTGGCGGACGGCCGACACGTGAAGCTGGAGGTCGTCTCGTACTACGAGCCCGCGGTGCAGACGCACTGCAACACGGAGGGCGAGCTCCCGGCGGGGACGCCCAGCGGCTCCGGCCAGTTCCGGGTGAAGTGGGCGTTCCTGCCATGA